The Microbulbifer pacificus sequence CGGAAAATTAAAAGGCTTACCTCAGCAGTTAGAAAAAGCGTATTCCAAGTAATAAGGATGAAACAGCTAACAAAGCGCTGCAGGCCGACGGCCAACTTTGTGCACTTTATGCGCAGTCGCTGCGCTCCTATTTTCGCGCATAAAGCGCCCAAAATTGTCCGCGGCTGAGCGCGGCGTTAGTTGCAACCAGGAATCTAAAGCGTGGTTGAAATCAAAGGAAGTAAAGATTGCGGAAATTCTCCCAAGAATCAGTTTGTTGAGAAGATAGTCATTGCTTTAGAAACTGGCGATTTTGGGTTTCTTGATGAGGTTCTATCTGAAAGCGCTGTCTGGGAGCTCGCGGATAGAAGTGTAACGGAAGGAGATAACCTCCGAGCTCATATTCAAAGTTGTGGAAAGTACGTTACTCTAGTAAAAATTGACCACGTAATTTCACATGGAAAATCTGGCTCAGTAAATGGGTATGTCCAAGATAAGAAAGGCAAAGTATTTCATTTTTGCCACTTCATTGAATTTACAAGTGCAAAATGTGTAAAAATCAACAGAGTTTGCAGCTACGGAAAGTCCTAGGCCACGAAGCAACTAACAAGGTGCTGCAGCCGACGTCTTACTTTATGCACCTTTCGCGCGGTCGCTGCGCTCCCATTTTCGCGCAAAAGGCGCATAAAGTAAGCCGCCGCTGAGCACGGCGTTAGGTGTCCGTACGTACAAGTGAGTATATGAGAGCTTTTAAACATATTTCACCGAAAGAAAATGCGAAGGTGGCGAAGGTATTTCCGCACGCTCATGGCTATGAATGGGAAGAAGTCGGTATATATACAGCGTATCCGGTTTCCCTCTGGGATAAATGGGCCCACGAAATTACGGATAATGTGGATGATTTGCTGTGGGGTGTCACAAAAGAAGAAGAGGCTCGCCGAGAGCGTTGTACAATTAATCTCAGTAAAGAAATAGTCAGTTCATTTTCTATCTATAAATACAATGAACGCCGAAAATGCTTCAAGAGACTGGCCTCTTTAGAGCAATTGCTAGAAGATATAGAACGTCAGGAATACTTACCTGGTGATATTTTCATTCCGGAAATCAGAGCTATTTACCGAGAAGGGCACGATTATACTGCTTGGTTTTTTATGGAAGATGAATCAGCCTTAGACGCGGTTAAAAACATGGTGAAGAGGAGTGGGTTGAAGTTCATCGGTTCCCAAAACACCTAACAATCAGCGGCAGAGCGACAGCCAACACTACGCACCTTTTGTGTTACTCGCTGGCGCTCAAACATTAACACAAAAGGTACTCCGCGCTGGCTGCGCCTGCGCTGGGCGTTAAGTGTCACGAGAAATAAACTATGAGCGTTAAAATCAGGCATAGCAATAAAGAAGATATTCCGGAGATTCGGGATATCTACGCTCAGTCGTCATGCTATGCGGGCACACTGCAGTTGCCTTATCCATCAATTGATAAGTGGGAAAAATTTCTTGGGAATACTCCGGAAAATTTCTACAGCTTAGTTGCGGTATTAGATGGAAAAGTAGTGGGCCAAATTGGAATGGAGGTGTTTACCAATCCGCGAAGGAAGCATGTCTCGAATATGGGCATGGCGGTTAGCGAGGAACATCAGAAAATTGGTGTTGGCTCTAAGCTCCTTGAGGCTATGCTAAACCTCGCCATAAACTGGCTGGCTATTAGGCGCATAGAGTTAGAGGTTTATACTGATAATGAGCACGCTATAGGCCTCTATGAGAAGTTTGGCTTTAAAATTGAGGGAACTGCTAAGGCCTATGCTTTCAGAGGCGGCGAGTACGCGGATGTTCATCTCATGGCCAAGGTAGCCTAGCGTAATTCCACTTAACAAGGTGCTGCAGCTGACGTCTTAATTTATGCGCCTTTTGCGCAGTCGCTAGGCTCCTATTTTCGCGCAAAATGCGCATAAAGTAAGCCGCCGCTGAGCACGGCGTTAAGCCATTATGAAAAGAAAGAGCAGAATAATCGGGCTGATATCAATAATTCCTGGAACTGTCTGGGTACTCTATCTAACAGCTGCTCTTGGGATGGTTGTCTTAAATGAAGGTAAGTCAGATTTTGGACCAGTTCCTTATCAAACGGCTTTCCTACTCTTTGTTCCATGTCTAGCATTGGTGCAGCTTTGGAGGCTGCTTTATAAAGAAACTCCTTTGTCTAAAATTGGTACACTTGAAAAGGCGATTTCTACAGTTTTGGGTGTACCCGCAGTATTGTTAGGAGCTGGCATAACACTTGTAATGCTATTTACTGTGCCTACCGCTATTGTGTTTTACGGGATTCTTGTACTCCCACTAACTATCTATGGCGCGTGGTGCCTGTATGAGCTCTGGTTGGCTTAACAAGCAGCGGCAGAGCGACAGCCAACACTACGCACCTTTTGTGTTACTCGCTGTCGCTCAAACATTAACACAAAAGGCGCTCCGCGTTGGCTGCGCCTGCGCTGGGCGTTAAGCGTCAGAAACCATGAACGAAGTGATACGCGAGCTACTAGAAAGAGATATTCCGGTTCCAAAGAAGCCTCGGCTCCCTTCTGAAGACGAAGTGGATTTCATGGAAATTGAGTTGGGAATTAAGTTCACTGAGGAATACAGAGAGTTTCTTCTTCTAGCAAGCAATGTATTTGTTGGTACCTTAGAGCCTGCAAATATCGTATTGCCAAATTGCGGTAGCTATTTACCTAAAGTCGTTGATTTGGCGCGACAGCTTGGCGTGCCAAGTCATCTTTTTCCATTTTGCGAAGATAATTCTGATTTTTATTGTTTTAATGGTTTGGGTGAGGTTGAGTTTTGGTCACATAACGGCACCAAAGATGAAAGGTGGTCAACATTCAACCAGTGGGTTCAAGATGTGTGGCTCGGAGAGGCCGCTTAACAAGCAGCGGCAGAGCGACAGCCAACACTACGCACCTTTTGTGTTACTCGCTGGCGCTCAAACATTAACACAAAATGCGCTCCGCGCTGGCTGCGCCTGCGCTGGGCGTTAGGGCTCCAAGACTATGAACATCGTGCCCGTCACTGAAAGCGATTGGAAATCGTTAAAAAAAATTCGACTAGAGTCACTTCTTGATTCTCCCGATGCATTTGGTCTTGCCTATCATGATGCAAAAGAGATTTCTGACAAAAAATGGAAGTCAATAGCCTCGGAAGTAAATGGGCTAAAATTTTTCCTTGCTCGTTGTAATGGAGAGGATGTTGGATTAGTCGGTGGTATTCACACCGAAGGTCAATACGAGCTAGTTTCTATGTGGGTAAAGCCCGAGAAAAGAAATGGCGGAATTGGCGTAAGCTTAGTAAAAGAGTTGCTCGGCCATGCTAAGTTGCAAGGTTTTGCTTCTGTGATTTTGAATGTATCTTTAAAAACAAAGCAGCATATAGCTTGTATTCAAAGGTCGGATTCAGGGATTTAAAGGAGGCGGGTGGTAGTTCAGGGGTAGAGCTAAAGAAAATGATTTGGCACTCCGCCCCCGAGCCCTAACAATGCAATGCAGCCGACGTCTTACTTTGTGCGTTTTTTGCACGGTCGCTGCGCTCCCATTTTCGTGCAAAAAGCACACAAAGTAAGCCGCGGCTGATTGCGGCGTTATGCATCTTAGAGAGTTGAAGTGAATACCGCAGAAATGGAAGAGAAGAAAAAATTCCCGAAGGAAATCGCAATCTCGTTGGTTTTCGTTGGTGTACTAGTTTCACTGGCCCCAATTGCCATTGTTCAAAATGAGAAAGCAGTATTAACTGCAATTTTTGGCCTTCTAATGAACTTCGCCCTTATACCTTCCATTTTTCTATTATTTGGTGGTATCCAGAAACTACGTGATAGGCAGTTCAATTTGTGGAGCGCGTACTACCTTGGACTCTTTGTTGCCATAATTTTGGCGGCACGGAAGCTGGCGGCTTAGAAGCCATGCATAACAAGGCCGGGCAATTTACTCCGGGCCTTCGGCCCTCCGTGGGACAGCTTACCTTGTGCACGTTTTGCGCAGGTCGCTTCGCTCCCATGTTCGCGCAAATCGCGCACAAGGTAAGCTGCCCCTGCCGGCAGCGTTAAGTGCCTAGGAGCTTCGGTCTAACATCCATGCTCTGGTGAAGAATTCTGATTATTTCAACGCAGTTATTTTCAGAAATTTTATAGAAAATAACGTGAGCGCCGTGTGGGATTTTCCGGTAGCCAAGTTTTATATCTTCGCAGCTAACTCCAGAAAGAGGGGATTCTGCGAGGTCATGAAAGGCATCGTCAAATTTTTTTATGTAGACATTCCGTTGAGCTATTCCCCAGCGACGTTCAGTAAATCTGGCGATACCTCTCAAGTCATCTTTTGCTTTACGGCTTAATTTAAATGAACTCATGGAGTTTTCTTTTCATCAAGCTCGGCAATAAATGACTCATAGGTATAATCGGTGAAACCGCTTTGCTCGCCTTCCTGGAGTAGTGACCGGAGTGTTTCCAGTTTGGTTTCGGTGTCCTCGAGTAGCCGCAGACCTGCGCGAACCACCTCACTTGCGGAGCCATAGCGGCCACTGGCTACTTCTTTGGCTATAAATTCGTCAAAATGTGACCCCAAGGTCATACTGGTGTTCTTGGCCATAGCGCCTCCTGGTACCAATAAGTACCCAAATATGGTATCTAGAGGGTGGGTTGTCAAGTACTCCGAACATGCACTTAACAAGGTGCTGCAGCTGACGTCTTACTTTGCGCATTTTTTGCGCGGTCGCTGCGCTCCCAGTTTCGCGCAAAAAACACACAAAATAAGCCGCTGCTGAGCACGGCGTTATGTGTCCGAGTTACCAGTTGAAAGTAGCTATTTTGGGAAAAATTCTAAAAGCTTTAGTGCAAAAACAACTTTTTAAGGGCGAGTCACTCTTTGTTGCTAGGATATCCGCTGTGGGTGTGGTTGCGCTGCTTATGTTGGTAAACATCTGGTCAATACTTCTTGTTACTGAGGATTTGTTGGGCGGCAGATTTGTGGCAATAAATGACGTAATTTTCGGAGAGCACGAGCATACTATGCTGGCAATTTTGGGATTTGCCTTTATATTTTTTTCATTAAACTACGGCTATAGGGACTCATTAAGTTCGGTAGAAATTTCAGATCAACCGCTAAGTTCAATTTACTTTTACATTTATGGGTTGGCCACGGTTGTAATAATTCTTGGTGCCATGTTGCTGTGGATATGAAAACACATAACAAGGCCGGGCAGTTTGCTACAGGCCTTCGGCCCTCCGCGGGACAGCTCACCTTGTGCACATTTTGCGCGGGTCGCTGCGCTTCCATTTTCGCGCAAAATGCGCCCAAGGTAAGCTGCCCCTGCCGGCGGCGTTAGGCGGTAATTGAGAAAGCAGAAATGAAAATAGATTATTCAAAATATTCTAGAGAAGAGCTTGAGCAGGCATATAGAACGATAAATATCAGTGAGCATCCTGAACGCTTCGAAGAGCTCAAAAAATGGATAGCAATTCGAGACTCCGAGCCCCAAG is a genomic window containing:
- a CDS encoding type II toxin-antitoxin system RelE/ParE family toxin, yielding MSSFKLSRKAKDDLRGIARFTERRWGIAQRNVYIKKFDDAFHDLAESPLSGVSCEDIKLGYRKIPHGAHVIFYKISENNCVEIIRILHQSMDVRPKLLGT
- a CDS encoding GNAT family N-acetyltransferase, producing the protein MNIVPVTESDWKSLKKIRLESLLDSPDAFGLAYHDAKEISDKKWKSIASEVNGLKFFLARCNGEDVGLVGGIHTEGQYELVSMWVKPEKRNGGIGVSLVKELLGHAKLQGFASVILNVSLKTKQHIACIQRSDSGI
- a CDS encoding nuclear transport factor 2 family protein, with the translated sequence MVEIKGSKDCGNSPKNQFVEKIVIALETGDFGFLDEVLSESAVWELADRSVTEGDNLRAHIQSCGKYVTLVKIDHVISHGKSGSVNGYVQDKKGKVFHFCHFIEFTSAKCVKINRVCSYGKS
- a CDS encoding type II toxin-antitoxin system ParD family antitoxin codes for the protein MAKNTSMTLGSHFDEFIAKEVASGRYGSASEVVRAGLRLLEDTETKLETLRSLLQEGEQSGFTDYTYESFIAELDEKKTP
- a CDS encoding GNAT family N-acetyltransferase codes for the protein MSVKIRHSNKEDIPEIRDIYAQSSCYAGTLQLPYPSIDKWEKFLGNTPENFYSLVAVLDGKVVGQIGMEVFTNPRRKHVSNMGMAVSEEHQKIGVGSKLLEAMLNLAINWLAIRRIELEVYTDNEHAIGLYEKFGFKIEGTAKAYAFRGGEYADVHLMAKVA
- a CDS encoding SMI1/KNR4 family protein: MNEVIRELLERDIPVPKKPRLPSEDEVDFMEIELGIKFTEEYREFLLLASNVFVGTLEPANIVLPNCGSYLPKVVDLARQLGVPSHLFPFCEDNSDFYCFNGLGEVEFWSHNGTKDERWSTFNQWVQDVWLGEAA